Proteins from one Candidatus Sulfotelmatobacter sp. genomic window:
- a CDS encoding glycosyltransferase family 2 protein: protein MSATRQRVALVAPFFGGDLRARKERFAYAFATHLALEGMDLEVLTTTAREDAPDANFFTAGVDRTEPFPVLRFRVNAPDRVAYEEAVLAARNGGERRAALLDERLRSPDLRAHVRAAAARYDAFLFVDVSVPTTVHALPDVAERAILVPLLDDAPAARLPDVVETVARSRMILCTTEAEAALIGELFGSLARARTRVLGLGVDRVPLEELHAQRVRRVTRGEPYVLVTGDDVAAHGEIVAGGAFAVALDAVEERDRPAFFAAARAVAVTGTGRGFVPEVAEAWAYGKAVLAAEDAPGAAALVRETGGGIVVPPGGWTAAVSALPLDDALALLARRGAAYLEATGDWRRIAARTAEAVDALAALEDDRSRAALVAQVAYLYPLVQRQRRTIEAMRASRFWRLRDGWFATKRRLGIGPTVDPVARPQGEDRGAELAALGDPYQLFRENHRLRREDVERMRRMVRFLPRQTRFGLVIDARDGGSALPVVRSLREQVYPHWIARVQVAEQPDVGELEELQALAAEDPRIVLVAPGGERFGDADVLGGLHGKDRLEPHALFEFALALQDEVDVVYCDEDRLDERGVPRDPWFKPDWSPETLLTRDYVGALCVVRHELLEKVGGVRDVFETAAWYDALLRATEASDRVVHVPQVLVHRGPGSLVAPADQKIAVESALRRRGETAALTPAEGGLEVRFATAGERVCVVIPTRDRADLLGPCIASVFERTAYPNFEVVVIDNGSREEATLALLARWERERPGRFRVLRDAAPFNYSRLNNEAIGTTAAPFVLLLNNDTEVLSPEWMEAMLGQARRAAIGAVGAYLLYEDETVQHAGVVLGILGLAGHAHRFLPAGAPGYHGGLRFDTNYLAVTGACLMIERRKYWEVGGLDEALAVSYNDVDLCLKLRRAGYRNVFVPAARLHHYESKSRGTDDTLAKVARAMEEVEAIRRRWPQWAAHDPYYNPNLTVDAEDFGLRL from the coding sequence GTGAGCGCCACGCGCCAGCGCGTCGCGCTGGTCGCGCCGTTCTTCGGCGGCGACTTGCGCGCGCGCAAAGAGCGTTTCGCGTACGCCTTCGCGACCCACCTCGCGCTCGAAGGGATGGATCTCGAGGTCCTCACGACGACGGCGCGCGAGGACGCACCGGACGCCAACTTCTTCACCGCCGGCGTCGACCGCACCGAGCCGTTCCCGGTGCTACGCTTTCGCGTCAACGCACCCGACCGGGTGGCGTACGAAGAGGCCGTCCTGGCGGCGCGCAACGGCGGCGAGCGTCGCGCCGCGCTGCTCGACGAGCGCTTGCGCAGCCCCGACCTGCGCGCGCACGTCCGCGCGGCCGCGGCTCGCTACGACGCGTTCCTCTTCGTCGACGTCAGCGTGCCGACGACCGTGCACGCGTTGCCCGACGTCGCGGAGCGCGCGATCCTGGTCCCGCTGCTCGACGACGCTCCGGCGGCGCGCTTGCCCGACGTCGTCGAGACCGTCGCCCGCAGCCGGATGATCCTGTGTACCACCGAGGCGGAGGCGGCGCTGATCGGCGAGCTGTTCGGCTCGCTGGCGCGCGCCCGCACGCGCGTGCTCGGCCTGGGCGTCGATCGGGTACCGCTCGAGGAGCTGCACGCGCAGCGCGTGCGGCGGGTGACCCGCGGCGAGCCGTACGTGTTGGTGACGGGTGACGACGTGGCGGCGCACGGCGAGATCGTGGCCGGCGGAGCGTTCGCGGTCGCGCTCGACGCCGTCGAGGAGCGCGATCGGCCGGCGTTCTTCGCCGCCGCGCGGGCCGTCGCGGTGACGGGGACGGGGCGCGGCTTCGTCCCCGAGGTGGCTGAGGCGTGGGCGTACGGGAAGGCGGTGCTGGCGGCGGAAGACGCGCCGGGCGCGGCCGCGCTCGTGCGTGAGACCGGCGGCGGGATCGTCGTTCCCCCCGGCGGTTGGACGGCCGCTGTCTCGGCGCTCCCGCTCGATGACGCGCTGGCGCTGTTGGCGCGCCGCGGCGCCGCATATCTCGAAGCCACCGGCGATTGGCGGCGGATCGCGGCACGGACGGCCGAGGCAGTTGATGCGCTCGCCGCACTCGAGGACGACCGTTCGCGCGCGGCACTGGTCGCGCAAGTCGCGTACCTCTACCCCCTGGTGCAGCGGCAGCGCCGCACGATCGAAGCGATGCGCGCGAGCCGCTTCTGGCGGCTGCGCGACGGCTGGTTCGCCACCAAGCGTCGCCTCGGCATCGGACCCACCGTCGATCCGGTTGCGCGGCCCCAAGGCGAAGACCGTGGGGCCGAGCTGGCCGCGCTCGGCGATCCGTATCAGCTCTTTCGTGAGAACCATCGCCTGCGACGCGAGGACGTCGAGCGGATGCGCCGGATGGTGCGCTTCCTGCCGCGCCAGACCCGTTTCGGGCTCGTGATCGACGCGCGCGACGGCGGCAGTGCGCTTCCGGTCGTGCGCTCGCTGCGCGAGCAAGTCTATCCGCATTGGATCGCGCGCGTTCAGGTCGCGGAGCAGCCCGACGTCGGCGAGCTCGAAGAGCTGCAGGCGCTCGCAGCCGAGGATCCACGCATCGTCCTGGTCGCGCCGGGCGGCGAGCGGTTCGGTGATGCCGACGTCTTGGGCGGCCTCCACGGCAAGGATCGCCTCGAACCGCACGCGCTGTTCGAGTTCGCCTTGGCGCTGCAGGACGAGGTCGACGTCGTCTACTGCGACGAGGATCGGCTCGACGAGCGCGGCGTCCCGCGCGACCCCTGGTTCAAGCCGGATTGGTCGCCCGAGACGCTGCTCACGCGCGACTACGTCGGCGCTCTCTGCGTCGTGCGGCACGAGCTGCTCGAGAAGGTCGGCGGCGTGCGCGACGTGTTCGAGACCGCGGCGTGGTACGACGCGCTGCTGCGCGCGACCGAGGCGAGTGATCGGGTCGTTCACGTCCCGCAGGTGCTCGTCCATCGCGGCCCGGGCAGCCTCGTCGCGCCGGCCGATCAGAAGATCGCGGTCGAAAGTGCGCTGCGCCGACGCGGTGAGACGGCCGCCCTCACGCCGGCCGAGGGGGGGCTCGAGGTGCGCTTCGCGACCGCCGGGGAGCGCGTCTGCGTCGTGATCCCCACGCGCGATCGCGCCGATCTGCTCGGACCGTGCATTGCCTCGGTGTTCGAGCGAACCGCGTACCCGAACTTCGAGGTCGTGGTAATCGACAACGGCAGCCGCGAGGAGGCGACGCTGGCGCTGCTCGCGCGCTGGGAACGCGAGCGTCCCGGGCGTTTCCGCGTGCTGCGCGACGCGGCGCCGTTCAACTACTCGCGGCTCAACAACGAGGCGATCGGCACGACGGCGGCGCCCTTCGTGCTGCTCCTCAACAACGACACCGAAGTGCTCTCGCCGGAATGGATGGAAGCGATGCTCGGCCAGGCGCGTCGCGCGGCGATCGGCGCGGTCGGCGCGTACCTGCTCTACGAAGACGAGACGGTGCAGCACGCCGGCGTCGTGCTCGGGATCCTGGGGCTCGCCGGACACGCGCACCGCTTCCTGCCGGCCGGCGCACCGGGCTATCATGGCGGCCTGCGCTTCGACACGAACTATCTCGCGGTGACGGGTGCCTGTCTGATGATCGAGCGGCGCAAGTATTGGGAGGTCGGCGGCCTCGACGAGGCGCTCGCGGTCTCGTACAACGACGTCGATCTCTGCCTCAAGCTGCGCCGGGCCGGGTACCGCAACGTCTTCGTGCCGGCCGCCCGCCTGCATCACTACGAGTCGAAGAGCCGTGGCACCGACGACACGCTGGCAAAGGTTGCTCGAGCGATGGAAGAAGTGGAGGCTATTCGCAGGCGCTGGCCGCAATGGGCGGCGCACGACCCCTACTATAACCCCAACCTCACCGTCGACGCCGAGGACTTCGGACTGCGCTTGTGA
- a CDS encoding O-antigen ligase family protein has product MIFHPLTVTLRVEEHPLVDPASAVVYLFCAIAVGLLTRRRPALGVAALLVLAPFDLARYVGPTTITTLKAGLVGLLVVLAFSRPDLSAFRTVPVRAMLWAFAATLVAIGLSALHAQHLGNVAREAFKDGEYLLLFAGAIAAFAADPDDRPFWRTLEAAVTLVCLSALAEYVVGAHSGIFLHGTVFPRIAGALEGPNQLAGYLGIALPVLVARALTHRDRVLAGVIALATITDLLTLSRAGIAGVAVGVAVVLIVLRPPRSVVRRFALLVVAVVVLGGAWALRAGVPPGYFSLDQQTQTLDHLANRAQLWHAAIALWRTSPIVGVGAGNYELDLAQVGLVGVRTHANSIYLQALAETGIVGLLATIGLFATTIWTLARSAVRRPLIVGALGATVALAVHQVGDDVFFFPKVATAYWLVTGVAVAEIAARRLFERRRVATYPAAAAAAR; this is encoded by the coding sequence GTGATCTTCCATCCGCTGACGGTCACGCTGCGCGTGGAGGAGCACCCGCTGGTCGATCCGGCCAGTGCGGTCGTCTACCTCTTCTGCGCGATCGCCGTCGGCTTGTTGACGCGGCGCCGGCCCGCCCTCGGCGTCGCGGCGCTGCTGGTGTTGGCGCCGTTCGACCTGGCCCGCTACGTCGGGCCGACGACGATCACGACGCTCAAGGCCGGCCTCGTCGGGCTGCTCGTCGTGCTGGCGTTCTCGCGTCCCGATCTGTCCGCGTTCCGCACCGTACCGGTGCGCGCGATGCTGTGGGCGTTCGCCGCCACGCTGGTGGCGATCGGCTTGTCCGCGCTGCACGCGCAGCATCTGGGCAACGTCGCGCGCGAAGCGTTCAAGGACGGCGAGTACCTGCTGCTGTTCGCCGGCGCGATCGCGGCCTTCGCCGCTGATCCCGACGACCGTCCGTTCTGGCGCACGCTGGAAGCCGCCGTGACGCTGGTCTGCCTCTCCGCGCTGGCCGAGTACGTGGTCGGCGCGCACAGCGGGATCTTCTTGCACGGCACGGTCTTCCCACGCATCGCCGGCGCGCTCGAAGGCCCCAACCAGCTGGCCGGCTATCTCGGCATCGCGCTGCCGGTGCTGGTGGCGCGCGCGCTCACGCACCGCGATCGCGTGCTGGCGGGCGTGATCGCCTTGGCGACGATCACCGATCTCTTGACGCTCTCGCGCGCCGGGATCGCGGGCGTCGCCGTGGGCGTCGCGGTGGTGCTGATCGTGCTGCGTCCGCCGCGCTCGGTCGTGCGCCGCTTCGCGCTGCTCGTCGTCGCCGTCGTCGTGCTGGGCGGCGCGTGGGCGCTGCGCGCGGGCGTGCCGCCGGGGTATTTCTCGCTCGACCAGCAGACGCAGACGCTCGATCATCTCGCCAACCGCGCGCAGCTGTGGCACGCGGCGATCGCGCTCTGGCGCACCTCGCCGATCGTCGGCGTCGGCGCGGGCAACTACGAGCTCGACCTGGCGCAAGTCGGGCTGGTCGGCGTACGCACGCACGCCAACAGCATCTACCTCCAGGCTTTGGCCGAGACCGGCATCGTCGGCCTGCTGGCGACGATCGGCCTGTTCGCGACGACGATCTGGACGCTGGCGCGCAGTGCCGTGCGGCGGCCGCTGATCGTCGGCGCGCTCGGCGCGACCGTCGCGCTGGCCGTGCACCAGGTCGGCGACGACGTGTTCTTCTTTCCGAAGGTCGCCACCGCGTACTGGCTGGTGACCGGCGTCGCGGTCGCGGAGATCGCCGCCCGGCGCCTGTTCGAACGCCGGCGCGTCGCCACGTATCCCGCGGCCGCCGCCGCGGCCCGGTGA